A window of the Gemmatirosa kalamazoonensis genome harbors these coding sequences:
- a CDS encoding MerR family transcriptional regulator: protein MADSPVQLLRLHARHAPFNARSLAAHATALVDAAGLRPTNASARAAPSARSVRFYVSNGLLDRPEGTGTSATYGYRHLLQLLGIKIRQREGQTLDAIKREMKEVSGDALERRVANSLAPALGVSDGAALARRSEEGPATWRRLPVAEGIEIHVRDDSSASSEDGLVALREAVRAALGRMA from the coding sequence ATGGCTGACTCCCCCGTGCAATTGCTGCGGCTGCACGCGCGGCACGCGCCGTTCAACGCGCGCAGCCTCGCCGCGCACGCCACCGCGCTCGTCGACGCGGCGGGACTGCGCCCCACGAACGCATCGGCGCGCGCGGCACCGAGCGCGCGCTCGGTGCGCTTCTACGTGTCTAACGGTTTGCTCGACCGCCCGGAGGGGACCGGCACCTCGGCCACGTACGGCTACCGTCATCTCCTCCAGCTGCTCGGCATCAAGATCCGGCAGCGCGAGGGACAGACGCTCGACGCGATCAAGCGCGAGATGAAGGAAGTGAGCGGCGACGCGCTCGAGCGTCGCGTCGCGAACTCGCTCGCTCCCGCGCTCGGCGTCAGCGACGGCGCCGCGCTCGCGCGCCGCAGCGAGGAGGGCCCCGCCACGTGGCGTCGGCTCCCCGTCGCCGAGGGCATCGAGATCCACGTGCGCGACGACTCGTCCGCCTCGTCGGAGGACGGCCTGGTCGCGCTGCGCGAGGCCGTGCGCGCCGCCCTGGGGCGGATGGCGTAA
- a CDS encoding phospholipase D-like domain-containing protein encodes MHNSRRMLVWLKRIALALLLIVVLVFALIGLLTVTRGTPVEYVLAKGDPRGPPATDDPLFRRTIELNTGVDLEAGNAVQVLENGVGTYPLLWQDIRTCRQTVTVQMYFAKPGAVADTMGAVLRECAKRGVRVLLLLDGFGAQSLTKEWRASLTAAGVEVAYLRQLRWYTLHMATERSHARVIVVDGRVAYTGGFGLADYWLGSGHKPDEWRETNVRFEGPAVAELQAAFAVAWAEATGELLTGDAFYPPVSFDTAGTVRAGLFHAVPSTGSTPAERFYALTIAGARKTLYITNAYFVPDDDFRNLLKAAAKRGVDVRILTTGPNTDVRSTLWAGQWRYPELLRAGVRIYEYQPANMHAKTLSADGVWGSVGSMNFDNRSLAFNNETTLLIYDRRIVAGMDTMFLNDLKASKEMTLAEVRRWPWWRRARSAMADMLERLL; translated from the coding sequence GTGCACAACAGCCGGCGCATGCTCGTCTGGCTCAAGCGCATCGCGCTCGCGCTGCTGCTCATCGTGGTCCTCGTGTTCGCGCTCATCGGCCTGCTCACGGTCACCCGTGGCACGCCGGTGGAGTACGTGCTCGCGAAGGGCGATCCCCGCGGTCCGCCGGCCACCGACGACCCGCTGTTCCGTCGCACGATCGAGCTGAACACCGGCGTCGACCTCGAGGCGGGGAACGCCGTGCAGGTGCTCGAGAACGGCGTCGGCACGTACCCACTGCTGTGGCAGGACATCCGCACGTGCCGTCAGACCGTCACCGTGCAGATGTACTTCGCGAAGCCCGGCGCCGTCGCCGACACGATGGGCGCGGTGCTGCGCGAGTGCGCGAAGCGCGGCGTGCGCGTGCTGCTGCTGCTCGACGGCTTCGGCGCGCAGAGCCTCACGAAGGAGTGGCGGGCGTCGCTCACCGCCGCGGGCGTCGAGGTCGCGTACCTCCGCCAGCTGCGGTGGTACACGCTGCACATGGCGACCGAGCGGTCGCACGCGCGCGTCATCGTCGTCGACGGGCGCGTCGCGTACACCGGCGGCTTCGGGCTCGCCGACTACTGGCTCGGCAGCGGCCACAAGCCGGACGAGTGGCGCGAGACCAACGTGCGCTTCGAGGGCCCCGCCGTCGCCGAGCTGCAGGCGGCGTTCGCCGTCGCGTGGGCGGAGGCCACCGGCGAGCTGCTCACCGGCGATGCGTTCTATCCGCCGGTGTCGTTCGACACCGCGGGCACCGTGCGCGCGGGGCTGTTCCATGCCGTGCCGTCGACCGGGAGCACGCCCGCGGAGCGGTTCTACGCGCTCACCATCGCCGGGGCGCGCAAGACGCTCTACATCACGAACGCGTACTTCGTCCCCGACGACGACTTCCGCAACCTGCTGAAGGCCGCCGCGAAGCGCGGCGTCGACGTGCGCATCCTCACGACGGGACCGAACACCGACGTGCGCTCCACGCTGTGGGCGGGACAGTGGCGCTACCCGGAGCTGCTGCGGGCGGGCGTGCGCATCTACGAGTATCAACCCGCGAACATGCACGCGAAGACGCTGAGCGCCGACGGCGTGTGGGGCTCGGTGGGGTCGATGAACTTCGACAACCGCTCGCTCGCGTTCAACAACGAGACGACGCTGCTGATCTACGATCGCCGCATCGTCGCCGGCATGGACACGATGTTCCTGAACGACCTCAAGGCGTCGAAGGAGATGACGCTGGCCGAGGTGCGGCGGTGGCCGTGGTGGCGCCGCGCGCGCTCGGCGATGGCGGACATGCTCGAGCGGCTGCTCTGA
- a CDS encoding sensor histidine kinase: MASLSPSPSPTTAPRPADERAERRRRHETIGEVAAGVARELQNPLYGISSAAQLLRFRVRDDPVVERNVGRILREVERMNRLVTELLDFGRPTPPRLTPGDPDAVWDTVLENERGRLESKSLLVQRTRAEPPASCRIDAELLAQAFRHVLVNAIDAAPDASDLALASSVTPDGSWHCTLRNAGPPLAGEAQERAFEIFYTTKAGGTGLGLALCQRVIDGHGGSITLENAQPDGVAATIDLPHG; this comes from the coding sequence ATGGCCTCCCTGTCCCCCTCCCCGTCACCCACGACGGCACCGCGGCCGGCCGACGAGCGCGCCGAGCGGCGGCGGCGGCACGAGACGATCGGCGAGGTGGCGGCCGGCGTCGCGCGCGAGCTCCAGAACCCGCTCTACGGCATCTCGTCCGCCGCGCAGCTGCTGCGATTCCGCGTGCGCGACGACCCGGTCGTGGAGCGCAACGTCGGCCGGATCCTGCGCGAGGTGGAGCGCATGAACCGCCTCGTCACCGAGCTGCTCGACTTCGGCCGCCCCACGCCGCCGCGACTCACGCCGGGCGATCCCGACGCGGTGTGGGACACGGTGCTCGAGAATGAGCGCGGGCGCCTCGAGAGCAAGTCGCTGCTCGTGCAACGCACGCGCGCCGAGCCGCCGGCGAGCTGCCGCATCGACGCCGAGCTGCTCGCGCAGGCGTTCCGTCACGTGCTCGTGAACGCGATCGACGCCGCGCCCGACGCGAGCGACCTCGCGCTCGCGTCGTCGGTGACGCCCGACGGATCGTGGCACTGCACGCTGCGCAACGCCGGTCCGCCGCTCGCCGGCGAGGCGCAGGAGCGCGCGTTCGAGATCTTCTACACGACGAAGGCCGGCGGCACGGGCCTCGGCCTCGCGCTCTGCCAGCGCGTCATCGACGGCCACGGCGGCTCGATCACGCTCGAGAACGCGCAGCCGGACGGCGTGGCGGCCACGATCGACCTGCCGCACGGCTAA
- a CDS encoding efflux RND transporter permease subunit, with translation MFISDVSIRRPVFATMMMLTLVVLGVVAYQRLAIDEYPDITYPTVIVNTTYPGASPQTMERQVSRPIEEAVNTVQGMYEVSSTSLQGSSLVRLQFNLGVDIQAARQDVQAKVARIRRQLPPNIDEPIIQNFDPNDSPIVTLAVQSGERSLREITDLVDESVVTRLEAVPGVGAVNRSGGAARTIRVQLDPSAMRAYGISPPQVMQVLDRENQEIPAGRVDRGNVEQLVRITGRITDPKAFAAIPILVRNGVAVTIGDVATVVDGIADKRNASELDGKPAVSVDIVKLSGANTVAVADSVKAAVADLQRRLPSDVRIQLTKDDSKRIRDSLEDVEMSIGLGALLTIAIIYLFLNSWRSTVITGLALPISVISSFFGMWLFGFTLNTMTLLALSLAIGLLIDDAIVVRENIVRHMEMGKDHHQAASEGTSEIGLAVFSTTMAVIAVFIPVAFMGGMIGRIFFQFGVSVAFAVLVSLFVSFTLDPMLSSVWYDPDVEGGHASRRATRNPVRRFAFAFNDWFERVGDRYPRGLSWALRHRAIVMAGALVSVVIAFLIVPKLGFTWMPDLNGDDYSVSVRTQPGSTLEYTLERTRAVVREIKKDPDVEFTYLNVGGGFRGTPNNGNVNIKLKESTKRDRDLKDIQNDLRDRLRHVAGMRATIQGASSIFGGRGQPIRVNIQGPEITRLKIAAAQVLEAMRTIPGVAEPTSSDEGDIPQLDVQVDRQQAWAAGVSVGTIGQTLQPLFAGQRATRWEDPLGYEHDVIVVYPDSLRTTAANVADIPVPRSGTGTFTGTNATSGTTPVAGAPPGTIALAQVADIRAGVGPQQIERRQLERQITINSGVLPGYGLGDVADRVKSAIDSLGLPPGYHAVFTGDVQSLNETKGYVLSALLLAVVFIYLILASLFGSFLQPLAIMLALPLSFIGVTLALLLTNGNMNVMSMIGIIMLMGLVTKNGILLVDFTNQERAKGKARVEAILTASRERLRPIIMTTIAMIFGMIPLALAIGSGAEQRAPMARAVIGGLITSTILTLFVVPVMYTLLDDVGHAVLSRVRRAPTHVPAPEPVSGD, from the coding sequence ATGTTCATATCGGACGTCAGTATTCGTCGGCCCGTCTTCGCGACGATGATGATGCTCACCCTCGTGGTGCTCGGCGTCGTCGCGTACCAGCGGCTCGCGATCGACGAGTATCCCGACATCACGTACCCGACGGTCATCGTCAACACGACGTACCCGGGCGCGTCGCCGCAGACGATGGAGCGCCAGGTGTCGCGCCCCATCGAGGAGGCGGTGAACACCGTGCAGGGGATGTACGAGGTCTCCAGCACCTCGCTGCAGGGGAGCTCGCTCGTCCGCCTGCAGTTCAACCTCGGCGTCGACATCCAGGCGGCGCGGCAGGACGTGCAGGCGAAGGTCGCCCGCATCCGCCGTCAGCTCCCGCCGAACATCGACGAGCCGATCATCCAGAACTTCGATCCGAACGACTCGCCGATCGTGACGCTCGCCGTGCAGAGCGGCGAGCGCAGCCTGCGCGAGATCACCGATCTCGTCGACGAGTCGGTCGTGACGCGCCTCGAGGCGGTGCCCGGCGTCGGTGCGGTGAACCGCTCGGGCGGCGCGGCGCGCACCATCCGCGTGCAGCTCGATCCCTCGGCGATGCGCGCCTACGGCATCAGCCCACCGCAGGTGATGCAGGTGCTCGACCGGGAGAACCAGGAGATCCCCGCCGGGCGCGTGGACCGCGGCAACGTCGAGCAGCTCGTGCGCATCACGGGGCGCATCACCGATCCGAAAGCGTTCGCCGCGATCCCGATCCTCGTGCGCAACGGCGTCGCGGTCACCATCGGCGACGTGGCGACGGTGGTCGACGGCATCGCCGACAAGCGCAACGCCTCGGAGCTCGACGGCAAGCCGGCCGTCTCGGTGGACATCGTGAAGCTCTCCGGCGCGAACACGGTGGCCGTCGCCGACTCGGTGAAGGCCGCGGTGGCCGACCTGCAGCGCCGGCTGCCGAGCGACGTGCGGATCCAGCTCACGAAGGACGACTCCAAGCGCATCCGCGACTCGCTCGAGGACGTCGAGATGAGCATCGGGCTCGGCGCGCTGCTCACGATCGCGATCATCTACCTGTTCCTGAACTCCTGGCGCTCGACGGTCATCACCGGCCTCGCGCTGCCGATCTCCGTCATCTCGTCGTTCTTCGGCATGTGGCTGTTCGGCTTCACGCTGAACACCATGACGCTGCTCGCGCTGTCGCTCGCCATCGGGCTCCTCATCGACGACGCCATCGTGGTGCGCGAGAACATCGTGCGCCACATGGAGATGGGGAAAGACCACCACCAGGCGGCGAGCGAGGGGACGAGCGAGATCGGGCTCGCCGTGTTCTCCACGACGATGGCGGTGATCGCGGTGTTCATCCCCGTGGCGTTCATGGGCGGCATGATCGGCCGCATCTTCTTCCAGTTCGGCGTCAGCGTCGCGTTCGCGGTGCTGGTGTCGCTGTTCGTGTCGTTCACGCTCGACCCGATGCTCTCGAGCGTGTGGTACGACCCCGACGTGGAGGGGGGGCACGCGTCGCGGCGCGCGACGCGGAACCCCGTCCGCCGGTTCGCGTTCGCGTTCAACGACTGGTTCGAGCGCGTGGGCGACCGCTACCCGCGCGGGCTCTCGTGGGCGTTGCGGCACCGCGCGATCGTGATGGCGGGCGCGCTCGTCTCCGTCGTGATCGCGTTCCTCATCGTGCCGAAGCTCGGCTTCACGTGGATGCCGGACCTGAACGGCGACGACTACTCCGTCAGTGTCCGCACGCAGCCTGGCTCGACGCTGGAGTACACGCTCGAGCGCACGCGCGCGGTGGTCCGCGAGATCAAGAAGGACCCCGACGTCGAGTTCACGTACCTGAACGTGGGCGGCGGCTTCCGCGGCACGCCGAACAACGGGAACGTCAACATCAAGCTCAAAGAGTCGACGAAGCGCGACCGCGACCTGAAGGACATCCAGAACGATCTGCGCGACCGGCTGCGGCACGTGGCCGGCATGCGCGCCACCATCCAGGGCGCGTCGAGCATCTTCGGCGGCCGGGGCCAGCCGATCCGCGTCAACATCCAGGGCCCCGAGATCACGCGCCTGAAGATCGCCGCGGCCCAGGTGCTGGAAGCCATGCGCACGATTCCCGGCGTGGCCGAGCCGACGTCGAGCGACGAAGGCGACATCCCGCAGCTCGACGTGCAGGTGGACCGGCAGCAGGCATGGGCGGCCGGCGTGAGCGTGGGGACGATCGGGCAGACGCTGCAGCCGCTGTTCGCCGGCCAGCGCGCCACGCGGTGGGAGGATCCCCTCGGCTACGAGCACGACGTGATCGTGGTCTACCCGGACTCGCTGCGCACGACGGCGGCGAACGTGGCCGACATCCCGGTGCCGCGCTCGGGCACCGGCACGTTCACGGGGACCAACGCCACGTCGGGCACGACGCCGGTCGCCGGCGCCCCTCCGGGGACGATCGCGCTCGCGCAGGTGGCGGACATCCGCGCCGGCGTCGGGCCGCAGCAGATCGAGCGGCGCCAGCTCGAGCGTCAGATCACGATCAACTCCGGCGTGCTCCCCGGCTACGGCCTCGGCGACGTCGCCGATCGGGTGAAGTCGGCGATCGACTCGCTCGGCCTGCCGCCCGGCTACCACGCGGTGTTCACCGGCGACGTGCAGAGCCTGAACGAGACGAAGGGCTACGTCCTCTCGGCGCTGCTGCTCGCGGTGGTCTTCATCTACCTGATCCTCGCGTCGCTGTTCGGGTCGTTCCTGCAGCCGCTGGCGATCATGCTCGCGCTCCCGCTGAGCTTCATCGGCGTGACGCTCGCGCTGCTGCTCACGAACGGGAACATGAACGTGATGAGCATGATCGGCATCATCATGCTGATGGGGCTCGTGACGAAGAACGGCATCCTGCTCGTGGACTTCACGAACCAGGAGCGCGCGAAGGGCAAGGCGCGCGTGGAGGCGATCCTCACCGCGTCGCGCGAGCGTCTGCGCCCGATCATCATGACGACGATCGCGATGATCTTCGGCATGATCCCGCTCGCGCTGGCGATCGGCTCCGGCGCCGAGCAGCGCGCGCCGATGGCGCGTGCGGTGATCGGTGGCCTCATCACGTCGACGATCCTCACGCTGTTCGTCGTGCCGGTGATGTACACGCTGCTCGACGACGTCGGCCACGCCGTGCTGTCGCGCGTGCGCCGCGCGCCGACGCACGTCCCCGCACCGGAGCCCGTCTCCGGCGACTAA